CCTAAACGTGCTTGTATTTAAAACGGGGATATCCTCAAGCACCCCGCTTGGACACGCAGCCCGCAGCACAGCGGGCGAACCCACGCCGCCAACAGGAGCCGGGCGGAGCCGAACTCCCGGTCCGAGCCCCGCGCATGCGCATCACCCCACCTCCCTCAGCACCTACCCCCACCGCCTCCCCATGGCGCATGCGCGAGCACACACCGCGGGTCTTGGCACTAGGCGCGTCCTCCGAACGGCTTCGAGGCGGCTGCGGCGCATGCGTAGTCCGGCGCCCTTCGCCATGTCCTCTACGCGCCTGTCTCAGGCCCTCGGCGCCGCGCATGCGCCCGGTGGTGCCCGGCTGCGCCGCCATGTCGGGGGCACTGAGGAAGGTGAGGGGGCGCTGAGgggtcccgtcccgtcccgtcccgtcccgtcccgtcccgaCGGGGGACTGTCCCctggccctgccctgctgggtcCTGGAGAGGGAGCGGCGGTGAGGGAGCGATGGGGTGAGGAGGGCGCTGAGGGGAGTGCGGGGCCGGGGTCCCCTCCCCGGAGGTGTCCGGCGGCGGGCCTGgtgtggggacggggacgggaccCGGTCAGGAATAGCGTTAGGGACGGCTGCGGTGTGCGGGCCTCGGGATGCTGCCCGAGCCCTGGGTGCCAGAGGTGAGCCACCGGCAGCTCAATTTGGCGCTGTAGGTCTGTGGAAGGAAATGCGTCTGGTGGGAGATAGCGGTTAGTGTCACAGGAAGGTCTGAGTTAGGTGTGCAGGGAGACAGCGAAATAAATAACATAGAAGTAGCTGCGTTAttacaataaatgtttttctgttctctctgcagACCACTGGGCTCGTAGGATTGGCTGTAGCTGAAAATCCTCATGAGGTATGTTGTGGCTTGGCATTTAATGCAAACTGTCAGTGAGTgcaaagtctttttttgttATGTATTCATGTTTGTTGTATACCTTCAAGCAGTACCAACTTAATGGTGGATTACAAAAACCTTCTAATTCTGTAGGGAAATCTTACCCTATAGAGGCTACCAGTTTGGTGCAAAGTAGGATCAGGGCCTAtgatcatagaatggcttaggttggGTCTTGTGGATTAGCTCTCCACAAGGCCGGGTTGGCCAAGGCATCATCTAACCTGACCTTGCACGGCTGTgtgaaaatcatagaatggtttgggttggaacgGACCTTAAAGATaacctagttccaacccccctgccatgggcggGGATGGCAGTCACAAGATCAGGTTGGCTGTGGActtgtccaacctggcctttaatgcttccagggatggggcatccacaacttctctgggcagcctgttccagtgcctcaccaccctttgagggaagaatcttttattttataaccattccccctttgtcctatcactatctgcctgAATAAAAAGTTGGTCTTCTTTCGTAAGCTCCCTTTAATTATTGAAAGtccacaatgaggtctccccagagctgccttcttcaggctgaacatccccaccTCTTTCAGCCTTCCTTCACAGGACAGCTGgttcagccctctgatcatctttgtggcccttctctggacccgctctaacagatccacatcctgcttgtgctgggggtcccagacctgatgcagcactccaggtggggtctcacaagggcagagcagagggggacaatcacctccctcccctgttGGCCCcacctcttttgatgcagccaaGGATGCAGTTGCCCTTCTGGGCAAGATGCTGTTGAGACTGGAATACTTCAGTGGTTCTTGGAAGCTTGGTACTTTATTTTTACCTCCTCAGGGTCAGTAATGAAAGTATGCCACATCTTGTTTTCTTAATCAGGAGGTATGAGCTTTGAAAGGACTTGAGTAATTCTTAAATCTCTTTGTGCTTTGAAATTTCCTGCTATGCAAcaattctgtttcagaaaatgcttgTGCCACCAATATTTAGGAATAATGTCTTAAAGAACCATTGTGACAAACGATATTGTTTGGTGCAAACGATTCTAGTTCAGTCTACAACTTTGTAAAGCACCTTTTGGTTGGACTTCattaaattatgtttctttCAGGGATTTTAGGTCCAGAGCAAATAAATCAATAATGCTTTAGATAACTTATAGATACTGTGCCAGTCCTcatgtcattttctgtttccttctttgtGTTTATGTCTGCAGTATTCCACTGTTGTTCCTACAGTGCATCTGTTCCCCTTAGGTTAGACAGTTACCCTGTCAACATAACAAAAGCTTAATTTCTTCATCATCCTAATATGTCCTTTATTGCTGCATTTAAATCCAGTAGTAGAAGTTTCAGGTTTTAGTTGAATCTGGATATGACTCAAAACTTTGTACCAGCATAaggagaggtgaaaaaaaaaaaatcaagttatgCTGCAGTAGGTCCCAGGTAATTTTTCAGAACCCAATGGTTTAGTCATGAGCATATCTGATTTGTGAAAATTATGGTCATTAGAACTACAGCTTCTGTTGTTTCAATTTTGCATCAAATATACTTTAAATTGCAGctttggttgtatttttttttttcaatgaataTGTGGTAACCTTTTGGTCCTGATAAATCCCAATCCCATTCAAGACAGAATGCTGTGGTTCAGATTTGGTTATTCTGTTAATCTAATTTCTAGACTGAATACTGTAACTATCTGTAGCACAAAAGAGTGCTAGCTAATGGTGGCTAGATAATTGGAGTTGCAGTTTCTAACCATATCTTTTGATCACTTCAGCGCCTGCGAATACTGTACGCTAAAATCCTTGGTGTTCTGCAAAACATTCCCAAAGATGCAGCGTATAGGAAATACACTGAGCAGATTGTAAATCAGCGGCTTAATCTGGTGCAAACAGTAAGTACTGTTTCACTTTCACAAGTGTCacatgtgaaaacatttttaggatgagaaaatgattttcaaaatgcCTGTGTTCCAGGAGTATAAATAACTTTTGGGtatcaattaagaaaaaaaagtcttgaggTCTATTTTTGTTATTGGCTGGAATATTTTGATGGTACGTTAAAAATGATTGCTAATTTATCTTACTGATATTGTctgaaaattagaagaaaaatagttttttttgaagattttttttaaaacggTAACTTCCACGCGTTTGcacaaaaaatgtctttgctctTACTGATGTTAGCACAACCTTTGCCTTTgacacattaaaatatattttggtacGTTAAACTATGCAACACAGGTAAAGTGTATGTAACTTGGTTGTTGGAAGGCTGCATataattctttcaaaataagatCAAAAATTTTTTTTGAACGTACATGCTACAGCCCTTTGCTGTTAACACTTTGGATGTCATTAAATAGTATTACACTTCAGTATTTATCATTGAGAGtttcatcttttgtttccagtttaaaaaaaaattcacacgCTTTTCTTAGATAATGTAAAGTGACAGAAGATAGCTAATTAGATAGTAATTTTGAGGTAGGCTAGAGTATCTGTTCAAATCAGCTTAAATTAGTGCTTTTGTaatgtatttgttctttctgattttcaataaaactgaatatatatatatctgaataCACAGGAAACTGATGTGCAGAAACTACAGGACAAACTGAATAGTGGTCAAATAGAAGAAGTCATTGTACAggtaaaacaggaaaatttaaaaTCGGGTACAAGTTGGAATAGTAGTTTTGAATGTTCCTTTGGCTGAGCTTCTGTTCAGAACTTGAcacttttgtgtgtttttctttactgtaaaacaaacaacaaaaaataaatacatggtgtatatatgtattttcaaagaatCTGGCAATTAATTGTCATATAGATGATGGGATGACCAtcttaaaaatgaacacaattACTCATGTTCACTGTATTATGCTTACATACATACCATACACACTTACATTGCTTCTTACAGAGTCTGaatcagtgaaaaataaagaagagagCTATACAGGGGGATAATTCAAATAGACTGGAAAATACCAGGGATGAAGTTATCATGAAGTAGTCATTGGGAATGACTAGGTGAACAGACTGAGTGTCCCACAGGGGGActcaatacatttaaaaaaataaagttactcAGTtcctttaacaaaaataaaaaaaaaaatcacagttaaaATTTGAGGTAGTCCTTAACTGTGATAGGTAGTAATACATCACTGAGATGATGAATTGAAATAAAGGGAACTTAATATTCTATATAGATATAAAAAACTTTATATAGtcatagaaaggtttgggttggaagggaacctaaagcccacccagttccaacccccctgccatgggctgggacacctgtcactggaccaggttgcccaaagccccattgagcctggccttgaacacttccagggatggggtatccacagcttctctgggtgaCCTGTGCTAGTGCTGCACCCCTCcgagtgaataatttcttcctgatacTTAATCTAAATACAccctttttaaatttactttgtCTTTCTTAATAGGCTGAAAATGAGCTTTCCCTGtcaagaaaaatgttacagTGGAAACCATGGGAGCCTCTAGTTGAAGAACCTCCTTCTAACCAATGGAGATGGCCAATATAATATTCAAATGGTGTAACTTGAAattcaaaaatgttaaatgataATCTATTGTTACTGACAGTTaacctttaaattaaaattacttcataaaaacatgttttgtctTAATGTCTACTTATATTTAGCAATCTGAAGAGTGTTTCTAATTTCTTGCAAAAATGGCTTTAAGAAAATTTTGGTGCTTTACAAACTTcgtttcatttcttttctgttgttgttatcTGTATCTGTTGATATACAAATGCGTGTTGATGCCCAAATGTTATTTGAAATCAAAATCAAAGTTGTAGAAGAGTATGATCCTACCCTTCTCTCCCACTGTTGATTTTGTATTCTTGGTACTTTCTTAAAGCCAGTACCAGGGTCTCTATGGCCACAGGATTAGGAAACTGATGGAATACTAAAACTAGgcttaccaaaaataaatacttttttagtTTTCATCTAGATCACTGTCTTGAGCTGGCTGACTTCACTGGCCACATGAACAGTAATTCTGGGTCAGGGAAGTGCCAGAAGTCAGCCCTTAAGGTGACAACAGCTTACTTGATTAGCAGGTAGGTTACCATACTTAGCATAATATGCATGGCAGAAACTTTAGTAccactctttattttttatgtacataactttctttttataaaggTTTTGTATATAAATGTGTACTTTATGGATTTATGTGTATATTGATTCAGAACTGGAATATTGCTAttaataattaggaaaaaaagatttttcttgacACATCTAGCTAGGTTcttgaaagcatttaaatggaAAGTGCATACCTGCAGCCTGAAATCTTGCCTAGAAATTTAAGCTTACAGGCCCTAACTAAAAATACCCAAATTGGATCTAAGAACACTGTGCAGGTTTGTCTTTATTCACATGTTTTCAGTACCTTTCCAGTGCCATTAACAAACTTGATGCAAGTACCAAGATAATAATA
The nucleotide sequence above comes from Oxyura jamaicensis isolate SHBP4307 breed ruddy duck chromosome 1, BPBGC_Ojam_1.0, whole genome shotgun sequence. Encoded proteins:
- the NDUFA5 gene encoding NADH dehydrogenase [ubiquinone] 1 alpha subcomplex subunit 5; protein product: MRPVVPGCAAMSGALRKTTGLVGLAVAENPHERLRILYAKILGVLQNIPKDAAYRKYTEQIVNQRLNLVQTETDVQKLQDKLNSGQIEEVIVQAENELSLSRKMLQWKPWEPLVEEPPSNQWRWPI